A stretch of DNA from Pseudoalteromonas ruthenica:
GTAGTGGGTGCTATTTGGATGCTTACCCATGCCAGCTTGATGCTGATTGTCGCGAAACTGATCAAAGCGCCGTTGTTCTACATGGCGGTGGGTTCGCAAGCCAATGTCGGTGGCGCCGCATCAGCGCCGGTGGTGGCATCAGCCTTTCACCCCTCCTTGGCTCCGGTGGGCGTACTACTGGCGGTGTTAGGTTACGGTGTGGGTACTTACATGGCTTATATTTGTGGCTTGATTATGCAATCAGTCGCCCCTTAAGGAAATGACAATGACGATTGAAAAGTTAACTATCGGTGCCATTGAGTTGGCAAACAAAAACCCCTTCGTGCTGTTTGGTGGTATGAACGTACTCGAATCTCGCGATTTGGCGATGCGTATCGCAGAGCACTATGTGGAGGTCACGAATAAACTCAATATTCCTTATGTATTTAAGGCCTCTTTTGACAAAGCAAATCGGTCGTCTATTTCCTCATATCGTGGTCCGGGTATGGAAGAAGGGCTGAAGATTTTTGAAGAGATTAAGCGTACTTTTGATATTCCATTGATTACCGATGTGCATGAACCCTATCAGGCAGCCCCTGTTGCTGAGGTCGTGGATGTTATTCAGCTCCCGGCATTTTTAGCACGGCAGACGGATTTGGTAACGGCCATGGCGAAAACCGGCAACGTTGTAAACGTCAAAAAGCCACAGTTTTTAGCCCCTCATGAGATGCGTCATATCATCAATAAGTTTGCCGAAGCGGGTAACGAGCAAGTGGCTTTGTGTGAGCGAGGAACCAGTTTCGGCTATAACAACTTAGTGGTTGATATGCTCGGCATGGACGATATGAAAGCCATGGCACCGGTTATTTTTGATGCCACTCATGCGCTACAACGCCCGGGTGGACGCAGTGACAGTGCCGACGGTCGCCGTGCTCAAGCGGCTGAATTGGCGCGCAGTGGTATGGCTCTTGGCATTGCTGGACTATTCATTGAAGCTCACCCAAATCCTAACGAAGCTAAATGTGATGGCCCATGTGCACTGCCATTGGCGAAACTGGAAGGGTACCTGAGACAAATGAAAGCCATTGATGATTTGGTAAAGAGCTTCCCGGCGCTTGATACCAGTGCCAGCGATGTAGATTAATGTCTCAGTTTGTATTGCGTTTTTCAGAGCCAGCGTGTTGCGCTGGCTTTTTTGTTAATAAGTGTTTTTCATATACTTGGGAAAAATCGTTGAAGTATTCACTTAACCAATTACTTTGATGTTGTCGGTACGACTCGCTGGGTAAAATATGGTCGCGGATAATAGGGTTAATACGGTTGATAAAGGTCGTAGCAAAGTCATTATCAGCGCGCTTGGCACAGCCGATAGCACCAAACACGAGACTTTCTTGGTTATTGGCTATGGGTAAAGTGACAAGCTGAGCGTCATGATGACGGTTGTAATAAGTGGCGATAAAGGGGTAGTCGATGCCGAAGTCGATGCGTTCGTTGACTAACATATCGCCTAACACCGAGGCCTGATCGGCACCACGGTAATTAAGCGTCACCGCTTGATTATTTTGTACTCGCGATTTGATTTGCTCAATCCATGGGCTGTATTTCCGTCCGGCACCTTGTCCATAGCGCAAACCTTTATCGTTTAAGAGCGAGTAAAGGCGCACGGGGCTGCCATGTTTTTCGGTTATAGAGCGCTGTTTCTGCGCTGTGGTGACGATACCCATTGGCGGATAAACGCTGGTGCGCGTAGAGAATGTCACTAAAGGATGATTGTCGCGTTTGATTAGGCAGGGCACACATACATTTTTGCCTTGTTCAAAATAACTCTTTAAGCGCATTTGCGGTAAATGAATGGAGTCATGTTTTAAATCCGGAGTCCGGGCGATAATCTCATCAACGATATCATCGCAAATGCCTGAATCAGAGCTGTTGGCGGGCATGGAAAATGGTGGCGCATTAATGCGTAACCAAGTCACATCGTAGTCATTGGCAAAAGCTGGAAAAGCAACACTTAGTAGCAAATATAGAAACTTCATAAAAGCAGATTATGACGTTTTTACTTATTAGTCTAGAGGGAGACGTTCTGTTGCTTTACCGAGCAGTGATTTTGGGCCGTGTTCTTAATCTGTCTTTTATCAAGTTTATTGTCTGCACCTAATCTAATGTTATACTTTACCCACATAAAAAAAACTAATCGTTAGTTATGGCTCGGCGACTCCCCCCTCTAAATTCTCTAAAGGCTTTTGAAGCAGCGGCAAGGCACTTAAGCTTTACCAAAGCAGCAGAAGAGCTGTATGTAACTCAAGCAGCCGTAAGCCACCAGATCAAAACCCTAGAAGAGCATTTAGGGTTGAAATTATTTTTGCGAAAAAATCGCTCCTTGCTATTAACTGAAGAGGGGCAAGGGTACTTTCTCGATATTAAAGAGATTTTTGCACAATTAGTGGATGCTACAGAAAAACTGTTAGCGCGTGGAGCCAAAGGGTCGTTAACGGTGAGCCTGACTCCAAGCTTTGCGATTCAGTG
This window harbors:
- the kdsA gene encoding 3-deoxy-8-phosphooctulonate synthase, giving the protein MTIEKLTIGAIELANKNPFVLFGGMNVLESRDLAMRIAEHYVEVTNKLNIPYVFKASFDKANRSSISSYRGPGMEEGLKIFEEIKRTFDIPLITDVHEPYQAAPVAEVVDVIQLPAFLARQTDLVTAMAKTGNVVNVKKPQFLAPHEMRHIINKFAEAGNEQVALCERGTSFGYNNLVVDMLGMDDMKAMAPVIFDATHALQRPGGRSDSADGRRAQAAELARSGMALGIAGLFIEAHPNPNEAKCDGPCALPLAKLEGYLRQMKAIDDLVKSFPALDTSASDVD